The Candidatus Poribacteria bacterium genome includes the window CTTTGAGTTCTCGCGACAAAGGGCAACAGCAAACAGAGCAACTTTCGACGGAACTCGCACATTTAAAAATATCACTACGTCAAACCGAACTGCGCTTGTCACTCATGAGCGTAGAATCACTCGTTAATGTTTCAAAATATACCTATCCGGCAATTGAAAAAACTGCTGACTACGAGCGCGCCCAGGCATCAATCGCTTCAATAGCCAGTCTCATTGTGCAAGAGGCGTTCGTTGAAGCAGCGGATGCTATCTCGGGTGCCCAGAAACTTGCTGATAACCTTTACCAGTTGGCGCAGGAAAACCAGAAGGTGGAGGCGGAAGCAAGGACGAGCGCGCACATCGCAATTACGAAGGCGGAAGTAATCATTCAGCGTGCACAATACCTCAATGCCAACCAACACGCACCAGAACAATTCCAAGAAGCAACAGCACAATTGAAGCGCGCACAACAGGAATTGGCCACCAATCGTTACGAGCAGGCGCAGCAATTTGCGCAGCGAGCACAACAAATCGCTGATGAGACAGTCATCATCGCAGAAGCTGCGGAATTTAGGCAACGCGCACAAGCGGAGTTAGATCGGCGTGCAGCGGAAGCACAACGAGCGGTTGATACGCTGAAAGCGGATCTCGCGGCACAAGCAAACACACAGGTCCCGCAGTTAGAGGCACGACTCTATGAACTTGCCAATACGGCTTATGCAAAGGCAAAGTCCGCATTAGTAAACAAGGAATATGAGACGGCTATCGCAGGTTCCATGGAGGGCAGTGATTATCTGAAACGTGCCATTGCAAACGCACAACGCATAACGTCGGCGAAGTCGGATTTACTAAAAGCAGCGAGGCAAATCCCTAAAGCCATCGTTATGGAGCAGAGGGATAGCGTCCTTATCCGTATCAGGGGCAACGCGTTTGCCCACGGCAGTACACAACTTCAAAGAGAATTTTTCGCGACGTTTGAGCAGCTCGCAAGCGTCTTACGTCGGGAGAGTTTCAGCAGTTACCCCGTCCGAATCGAGGTACACACAAGTGCCTTAGGAAATGCGAACGTCAATCGAAATGTAAGTATGGGGCGTGCGGACTCAATCAAGAGGGTGCTCGTTGAAGAACGGGTCAACGCCGAGCGCCTCACCCCTGTAGGTTTGGGAGAAAACGCGCCTCTTATTGAAGACGGTCCCAACAAAGAGGAACAGAACCGCAGGATTGATATAATTATCAAGACAAACTAAAAACTCGTGCAACACAAAGACCCTTATCTCGTCAATCAGGTCGCAATGCGTCTGTTTGGAGATAGATATATCATCATTTATGGAAATACAATTCAGTTCCACAACCACTGTTATCATCTGCGGTCCATCAGTACGTCAGGACATCCGCACCGTGGGTGCTACTACTTAGAGGACGCGAACACGGGTTTGGCGATGTCAAGCGATGTCGATTTCGCTCCTCTTGGCGCATACGGTGCTATTTTCGAGCCGCAGACGGGTGACATGATTGATTGCGAAACAGTCCCTTACAGTGAGAAAAACGACAGCCGGACGAACACATGAGGCTGCCAGTCTATGAAGAACACTAACGACAGAAACACAGCATCCACACAGCAAGAAACTATCCTCATTTTGGATTTCGGGTCGCAGTACACGCAGCTTATTGCCCGACGCATTCGTGAGCAAAACGTCTACTGCGAAATTTATCCGCATACGTTACCTCTTGCGCAGATAGAAACCATTGCACCAAAGGGAATTATTCTCAGCGGTGGACCCGCAAGCGTCTACGAGGCTGGTGCCCCAAAAATTGATCCAAAACTCTTCGAGTTGGAAACACCGATATTGGGTATCTGTTACGGTATGCAGCTTATGGCGGCACTGTTAGCAGGTGGAAAGGTCTATCCGGCGATACAACGAGAATATG containing:
- a CDS encoding OmpA family protein, with translation MLFLATCIIASGCAAPEIDEVILATQFQDAQQAVNDAAALDAEPLVPEEYGRAVKLLNFARNSREKGDIPQSAEFAYQAELVAQIANAKARQHHARKKVVTIREQIYQQIIKAHEHELEIARIREAILEEQLARALSSRDKGQQQTEQLSTELAHLKISLRQTELRLSLMSVESLVNVSKYTYPAIEKTADYERAQASIASIASLIVQEAFVEAADAISGAQKLADNLYQLAQENQKVEAEARTSAHIAITKAEVIIQRAQYLNANQHAPEQFQEATAQLKRAQQELATNRYEQAQQFAQRAQQIADETVIIAEAAEFRQRAQAELDRRAAEAQRAVDTLKADLAAQANTQVPQLEARLYELANTAYAKAKSALVNKEYETAIAGSMEGSDYLKRAIANAQRITSAKSDLLKAARQIPKAIVMEQRDSVLIRIRGNAFAHGSTQLQREFFATFEQLASVLRRESFSSYPVRIEVHTSALGNANVNRNVSMGRADSIKRVLVEERVNAERLTPVGLGENAPLIEDGPNKEEQNRRIDIIIKTN